The following proteins are encoded in a genomic region of Oncorhynchus kisutch isolate 150728-3 linkage group LG4, Okis_V2, whole genome shotgun sequence:
- the tmem60 gene encoding transmembrane protein 60, translated as MRMSLAQRVLLTWIFSLIFLIMLVLKLDSKIPWNWFLIFLPVWIFDTILILMLVVKMAGRCKPGYDPRGGQQNLRRRVWYLVAMLLKLGFCLTLCARLERLMEIWLSVVCVPLWSLLVGAMVELGYSVFHYRRE; from the coding sequence ATGAGAATGTCTCTGGCCCAAAGAGTCCTCCTGACCTGGATCTTCTCCCTCATCTTCCTCATCATGCTGGTCCTCAAACTGGATTCCAAGATCCCCTGGAACTGgttcctcatcttcctccccgTATGGATTTTTGACACCATCCTCATCCTCATGCTCGTGGTAAAGATGGCAGGTCGGTGCAAGCCCGGCTATGACCCGCGTGGAGGCCAGCAGAACCTGCGACGGAGGGTGTGGTACCTAGTGGCCATGTTGCTGAAGCTGGGCTTCTGTCTGACGCTGTGCGCCCGGCTGGAGAGGCTGATGGAAATCTggctcagtgtggtgtgtgtcccCCTCTGGTCCCTGCTGGTCGGGGCCATGGTGGAGCTGGGCTACAGTGTCTTTCACTACCGCAGAGagtga
- the LOC109889477 gene encoding proline-rich protein 5-like gives MLDGLRRRHSSRPSPRPLSLNFTTFSAPPPSPDIDSNHHPIRRTLHRLKLMSSPSLSELGKSEKGSPEERGEKQKRAGANATWNSIHNAVIAVFQKKGLSDNELYVLNEGVRYLLKTELGSFFTEYLQNQLLTKGMVILRDKIRFYEGQKSLDSLAETWDFFFCDVLNTLQAIFHPVQGKEPNVRQLALLHFRNTIVLSVKLEDALSRPRARIPPSVTQMLLILQGVHESRGVSEDYLRLESLVQRVVSPYLGTHGLYSGDGSVAHCSCVLEKRLQWCWPKQPVDQSSKNPVVRSKSYNIPLLLTPVAEYDPDASSVGSGGIRRHSACEIISCLEEQGLAYADIASRSDASTSSASANRLCVVPQFRGTMESPLPSPSILPLHLHSPGPLHGTEATMTLTDMDKAAPSSPLSGSSSPETVIGQVLESLDLDSDGIFIEFPAPLIRVNEIWSGD, from the exons ATGCTGGATGGACTCCGTCGGAGGCACAGCTCTCGCCCTTCCCCCCGACCCCTGTCACTCAACTTCACCACCTTCTCAGCCCCGCCCCCAAGCCCTGATATTGACAGCAATCATCATCCAATCAGAAG GACTCTACACAGGCTGAAGTTGATGAGCTCCCCCAGTCTCAGTGAACTGGGAAAGAGTGAGAAGGGATCaccggaggagagaggagagaaacagaagaggGCCGGGGCCAACGCTACCTGGAACAG cATCCACAATGCTGTCATTGCCGTCTTCCAGAAGAAAGGTCTGTCTGACAATGAACTCTATGTCCTCAACGAAGGTGTCAG ATACCTATTGAAAACCGAGCTGGGGTCGTTTTTCACAGAATACCTCCAG AACCAGTTGCTGACAAAGGGCATGGTCATTCTACGGGACAAAATAAGATTCTACGAAG GTCAGAAGTCACTGGACTCTCTGGCAGAGACATGGGACTTCTTCTTCTGTGATGTTCTCAATACGCTGCAGGCCATCTTTCACCCAGTACAG GGTAAGGAGCCCAATGTGAGACAGCTGGCTCTGCTCCACTTCAGGAACACCATAGTTCTGAGTGTGAAGCTGGAGGATGCTCTGTCTCGGCCCCGCGCCCGCATTCCCCCCTCCGTCACACAGATGCTGCTTATACTGCAG ggtGTCCATGAATCGCGGGGTGTAAGTGAGGACTACCTGCGTCTGGAGTCTCTGGTCCAGAGGGTGGTCTCTCCTTACCTGGGCACCCACGGTCTCTACTCTGGAGATGGCAGCGTGGCACACTGCTCCTGTGTGCTGG AGAAGCGTTTGCAGTGGTGCTGGCCTAAGCAGCCTGTGGACCAGTCGTCTAAGAACCCTGTGGTCCGTTCTAAGAGTTACAACATCCCTCTCCTCCTGACACCCGTGGCAGAGTATGACCCTGATGCCAGCTCGGTGGGCAGTGGGGGCATCCGACGCCACTCTGCCTGTGAGATCATCTCCTGCCTGGAGGAACAGGGGCTGGCCTACGCTGACATAGCCTCCAGGTCCGACGCATCCACCTCCAGCGCCTCTGCTAACAGGCTCTGTGTGGTTCCACAGTTCAGAG GAACCATGgagtctcctctcccctccccctccatcctccccctccaCTTGCACTCCCCAGGACCCCTCCATGGGACGGAGGCAACAATGACCCTTACGGACATGGACAAGGctgccccctcctctccactcagcGGATCCTCCAGCCCGGAGACCGTCATTGGACAGGTGCTGGAGTCCCTGGACTTAGATTCAGATGGGATATTCATAGAATTCCCAGCCCCGCTGATCAGAGTCAATGAGATATGGTCGGGAGATTAG